A genome region from Brachymonas denitrificans includes the following:
- a CDS encoding NADP-dependent malic enzyme: protein MPTDIPASNPSSSTNRHPELRQAALDYHELPRPGKISVEATKQMVNQHDLALAYSPGVAAPCEEIVKDPAAAFRYTARGNLVGVVTNGTAVLGLGDIGPLAGKPVMEGKGVLFKKFAGIDVFDIELNEKDPDRLVEIIAAMEPTFGGINLEDIKAPDCFYIERKLRERMKIPVFHDDQHGTAIVVGAALLNGLKVVGKKIEDVKVVTSGAGAAALACINLLVKLGVRRSNIWVTDLAGVVYKGRTELMDEDKAQFMQDTPLRTLGEIIDGADVFLGLSAGGVLKQDMVRRMADKPLIFALANPTPEITPDEVKQVRDDALMATGRTDYPNQVNNVLCFPYIFRGALDCGATTITDEMEIAAVHAIAELAQAEQSEVVAAAYVGHELAFGPEYLIPKPFDPRLMIKIAPAVAAAAMEAGVAARPISDMNAYREKLQAFTYASGSIMKPIFAAARRAEKKRVVYAEGEEERVLRAVQIVVDEKLARPILVGRPAVIAQRCEKFGLRLKEGEHYDVVNVENDHRYRDFWQSYYQMTARKGMTIPIAKIEMRRRLSLISAMMVLKGHADGMICGTWGTNAMHLQYIDQVIGRREGVHTYAAMNALLLPERQVFIVDTHINYDPSAEQIAEYTIMAAQEMKRFGIRPKAALLSHSSFGSSNQPSAEKMRAVLALLQETAPWLEVDGEMHGDAALDEDMRRKLMPATTLSGSANLLVMPNLDAANIAYNLLKTAAGGGIAIGPILLGARKPVHILTASATVRRIVNMTAVTVSEVHAGR, encoded by the coding sequence ATGCCCACTGATATTCCCGCCAGCAATCCCAGCAGCAGCACCAACCGCCACCCCGAGCTGCGCCAGGCCGCCCTCGACTACCACGAGCTGCCGCGCCCCGGCAAGATCAGCGTCGAGGCCACCAAGCAGATGGTGAACCAGCACGATCTGGCGCTGGCCTACTCCCCCGGCGTGGCCGCTCCCTGCGAGGAGATCGTGAAAGACCCCGCAGCCGCGTTCCGCTACACCGCGCGCGGCAACCTGGTCGGCGTGGTCACCAACGGCACCGCCGTGCTGGGCCTGGGCGACATCGGCCCGCTGGCCGGCAAGCCGGTGATGGAAGGCAAGGGCGTGCTGTTCAAGAAGTTCGCCGGCATCGACGTGTTCGACATCGAACTCAACGAAAAGGATCCGGACCGTCTGGTCGAGATCATCGCGGCCATGGAACCCACCTTCGGCGGCATCAACCTCGAAGACATCAAGGCCCCCGACTGCTTCTACATCGAGCGCAAGCTGCGCGAGCGCATGAAGATCCCGGTGTTCCACGATGACCAGCACGGCACCGCCATCGTTGTCGGCGCCGCCCTGCTCAACGGCCTGAAGGTGGTCGGCAAGAAGATCGAGGACGTGAAGGTCGTCACCTCCGGCGCCGGTGCCGCCGCGCTGGCCTGCATCAACCTGCTGGTCAAGCTCGGCGTGCGCCGCAGCAACATCTGGGTGACCGACCTGGCCGGCGTGGTCTACAAGGGCCGCACCGAGCTGATGGACGAGGACAAGGCCCAGTTCATGCAGGACACCCCGCTGCGCACGCTGGGCGAAATCATCGACGGTGCCGACGTGTTCCTCGGCCTGTCCGCTGGCGGCGTGCTCAAGCAGGACATGGTGCGCCGCATGGCCGACAAGCCGCTGATCTTCGCGCTGGCCAACCCCACGCCCGAAATCACGCCCGACGAAGTCAAACAGGTGCGCGACGACGCCCTGATGGCCACCGGCCGCACCGACTATCCGAACCAGGTCAACAACGTCCTGTGCTTCCCCTACATCTTCCGCGGCGCGCTCGACTGCGGCGCCACCACCATCACCGACGAGATGGAAATCGCGGCGGTGCACGCCATTGCCGAGCTGGCCCAGGCCGAGCAGAGCGAAGTGGTGGCTGCGGCCTACGTCGGCCATGAACTGGCCTTCGGCCCCGAATACCTGATTCCCAAGCCGTTCGATCCGCGCCTGATGATCAAGATCGCGCCGGCCGTGGCGGCGGCCGCCATGGAAGCCGGCGTGGCCGCACGCCCGATCTCCGACATGAACGCCTACCGCGAGAAGCTGCAGGCCTTCACCTACGCCTCCGGCTCCATCATGAAGCCGATCTTCGCCGCCGCCCGCCGCGCCGAGAAAAAGCGTGTGGTCTACGCCGAGGGCGAGGAAGAGCGCGTGTTGCGCGCCGTGCAGATCGTGGTGGACGAAAAGCTGGCCCGCCCCATCCTGGTCGGCCGCCCCGCCGTCATTGCCCAGCGCTGCGAGAAATTCGGCCTGCGCCTGAAGGAAGGCGAGCATTATGACGTGGTCAACGTCGAAAACGACCACCGCTACCGCGATTTCTGGCAGAGCTACTACCAGATGACCGCACGCAAGGGCATGACCATCCCGATCGCCAAGATCGAGATGCGCCGCCGCCTGTCGCTGATCAGCGCCATGATGGTGCTCAAGGGCCATGCCGACGGCATGATCTGCGGCACCTGGGGCACCAACGCCATGCACCTGCAGTACATCGACCAGGTCATCGGCCGCCGCGAAGGCGTGCACACCTACGCCGCGATGAACGCCCTGCTGCTGCCCGAGCGCCAGGTCTTCATCGTCGATACCCACATCAACTACGACCCGAGCGCCGAGCAGATCGCCGAGTACACCATCATGGCCGCGCAGGAAATGAAGCGCTTCGGCATCCGTCCCAAGGCCGCCCTGCTCAGCCACTCCAGCTTCGGCTCGTCCAACCAGCCCAGCGCCGAGAAGATGCGCGCCGTGCTGGCCCTGCTGCAGGAAACGGCCCCGTGGCTCGAGGTGGATGGCGAAATGCACGGTGACGCGGCGCTCGACGAGGACATGCGCCGCAAGCTGATGCCCGCCACCACCCTGAGCGGCTCGGCCAATCTGCTGGTCATGCCCAACCTGGATGCGGCCAACATCGCCTACAACCTGCTCAAGACGGCAGCCGGCGGCGGCATCGCCATCGGCCCGATCCTGCTGGGCGCGAGAAAGCCGGTGCACATCCTCACCGCCAGCGCCACTGTGCGCCGCATCGTCAACATGACGGCGGTGACGGTCTCCGAAGTGCACGCCGGACGCTGA